In Populus alba chromosome 1, ASM523922v2, whole genome shotgun sequence, a single window of DNA contains:
- the LOC118036090 gene encoding uncharacterized protein, giving the protein MHSFKSSLFIFLLALSMHAVCNARNIGVVNEGFHAKVLFSVKVGEKVEHSTDTVHGSNDREGISEKSSAPGAAIMTRESKDSKAITKSSGIQILKSLNALVVSHKATNIEGYQTRRALSVAGFGSNNVKKAMESGENEVQEDAEVIDYESPHRTPPIHNRKTLVIAV; this is encoded by the exons ATGCACTCCTTCAAATCctcacttttcatttttctcttggCTCTTTCCATGCATGCAGTATGTAATGCTCGAAATATCGGGGTGGTGAACGAGGGTTTTCATGCAAAAGTCTTGTTCTCTGTCAAG GTTGGAGAGAAAGTTGAACACAGTACAGATACAGTTCATGGAAGTAATGATAGAGAGGGCATCAGTGAAAAGAGTAGTGCTCCTGGTGCTGCAATTATGACTCGAGAATCAAAGGATTCAAAGGCTATCACCAAAAGTTCAG GTATTCAGATTCTCAAGTCTCTTAACGCCCTTGTGGTATCGCATAAGGCAACGAATATAGAG GGATATCAAACAAGGCGAGCACTATCAGTAGCAGGATTTGGTTCCAATAATGTCAAGAAAGCCATGGAATCTGGTGAGAACGAAGTACAAGAGGATGCTGAGGTGATAGATTATGAATCACCACATCGGACGCCACCAATTCACAATAGAAAAACCTTAGTTATAGCTGTCTGA